Proteins from one Plodia interpunctella isolate USDA-ARS_2022_Savannah chromosome 3, ilPloInte3.2, whole genome shotgun sequence genomic window:
- the osp gene encoding protein outspread isoform X1, producing the protein MPGRSDCRKFAPNIFTKSKCTNCFRQKEEHSAEALESNRASRKISKCGYLFVAPGWDFSNPLYRTKRWQRRWFVLYDDGELTYSLDEHPDTVPQASVDMTTVLEVSDADSVTGHAHSLAITAPERVTFVKGTCREETRWWADVLSVYPRSKGRHKRNATFPGGQTGSLLQSSTTRKYSADASTLRDVADGCGGARARYCAGGTTTWPGPRVQPPQPEIPSLAPAPIDTKVYTDQPVSSASPPTRDKINGEEKARSRRRDAWSESNNPSPDDGAVVRSPLLQHQPYDEQLRDIAASLTRPRSRRALPVTLERPTRLPPPDRLPARGTPDGAVPPEENSSSSSSEGSEPTDAVETTENGEPGRVELPAERLLHARAGWLQRRGPGGYSRHWFVLRGAALLYFRDPHAEHRGLMDGVIDLSGVARVVELPTTASTGYAFETETWDGKHIVLSAVTAGIRANWVSAIRRTAGLPDTAPLSLILREDAVDQSSESSTSPVTPVTPITGKSAPFSSDEEYRTASEGGRRDSADWGDVAPQPPPSPILNRTPISKVKEKVRARACHQTPSKTEGNKDEIDGTKERPTDEVDENEKPSEPRKRSYISTIDKQSIEIDDLRKQLKLALSDVDAAESELARLKKLKSDAALREQKMEELVITLQKKEEELSVRTKEAENLDAIKQLYSQDKTMWESKLRDTQNFLKESTEHCELLTRQLTSAQETVVQLQTELTELNDKLLKSVKENEGLYERIQELEGRLSAESPSKEKRKSVSSLSDLTNMDHDLNLESLEKDQLIEEYVELRGRFMKAIQEIKSMKKELRESHNMYDELELTNMKLRNEMKLREQCSRSEIDLMAARILDLTQKLTASDKQVRTLKHKIQKTESREKRRSLSLKGRESFTLGKEVEEKLTELENKITMLESGEAVPVINSPSKSMSPAKEKSSKSETTSDEKRMKRLAARLRRKSLDSATSSEPMKMLVRLSSLETKVASALENRRDLTNSCESLSQATNRSTESPSFNESLENSTVGTQSQRHLLDRLQSLENVVIHSRNKVNECLCQMSAMRAAKSRRSPSPSLEKKYSIKSMEKCLTDVSKRLQECFDKCVVDCDHNPDHEVNDSVAQVVVQLEEQLRVKLLEISKKKAALYESGELTQRKSLEILAEKLAYEAVLVSRIQEALESSNGSRFFARLIKSEITETSQLIDNLKCKISGDGSRSIISTRSSLDYLARILSRKIDIVNGSRDTRELRKSELILQSADLEALKASQREVTDAVDKFKMEKLAELCSALACETLSYVTPNDSDFEQQRANVEAARVREAWAAARDALGAELVQAEVTRALGRAAQVCEEQLDDSRKCRLTLTAQDRADLELWWQAAHDHLRCEMDGAVRDIATRYRECLGMDRRTKEGSPGLDSRVLLQQLAEVLAQKALIDARVAVVEGTYRASTPREESSRCAEDAISSLETDPAQEAEFVYLFQRFSNECRALFSSDCSGNSEDSMKIGESLGRVEAAVEAVRRLAGAEAGAEGGEGEGEPSSNVLDRIESLRRRVEALQALVPCQHCKQLQDALDRLQAERLRGECALAQQAGALSAARRARAQLQAQHERERASLRERARTLQRRLAALDSEYSAQLDSLRAAYQSAVAADTHGDGLRARYQQEIEQLRALCEKGLMAMESSHRRIVREMEEKHRAEREQLRLDKEQALAEETRATLAALDAMRKAHESEVRREVDKFKAEFLSASAGGPDRVQLTSRHQQEMEEIKREILSLSEKYSVKCVESAALEERLASATAQLAHAHNHIMQLDARNKQLRAHLISEANEMKNGEASSLSQLIEETAPHGREAPLWAHLRHLAAVWQRSSNVSGEVAVEPAAGGGAAVARQDTVRQDREHTEPAALPCPELKAKRRFSVGRTTVAPLVGMVAERKKRFEV; encoded by the exons GGTCGTCACAAGCGCAACGCGACTTTTCCAGGGGGCCAGACGGGCAGCTTGCTCCAGTCTTCCACCACCAGAA AGTACTCAGCGGACGCGTCAACCCTGCGCGACGTGGCGGACGGCTGCGGGGGCGCCCGGGCGCGATACTGCGCGGGAGGCACCACTACCTGGCCCGGCCCGCGTGTGCAGCCTCCTCAGCCCGAGATCCCGAGTCTAGCGCCCGCGCCCATCGACACCAAAG TGTACACAGATCAGCCGGTCTCGTCAGCATCTCCACCCACGCGGGACAAGATCAACGGTGAGGAGAAGGCCAGGTCCCGGCGACGGGACGCCTGGTCGGAGTCTAACAATCCCTCTCCGGATGATG GTGCGGTCGTGCGGTCTCCCTTACTGCAGCATCAGCCTTACGACGAACAGCTACGGGACATAGCTGCGTCTCTGACCAGACCTAGGTCTCGCAGGGCTCTGCCCGTCACTCTGGAGAGGCCCACCAGGCTGCCACCACCCGACCGACTGCCG GCCCGTGGAACTCCAGACGGCGCCGTGCCTCCTGAAGAGAACAGCTCCAGTTCATCAAGCGAAGGCAGCGAACCAACTGATGCTGTGGAAACCACAGAGAATGGAGAGCCAGGCAGAGTGGAACTACCCGCTGAAAGGCTCCTCCACGCTAGAGCAGGATGGCTTCAGAGACGAGGGCCCGGGGGGTACTCCCGCCACTGGTTCGTGCTGAGAGGAGCTGCGTTGCTGTATTTTAGGGATCCCCATGCAGAGCACAGGGGATTAATGGACGGAGTGATTGACTTGAGTGGGGTGGCCAGGGTAGTGGAGCTACCGACAACAGCCTCTACCGGATATGCTTTTGAGACCGAG ACTTGGGATGGCAAACACATCGTTCTGTCAGCGGTGACAGCGGGAATACGAGCGAATTGGGTATCAGCCATAAGACGAACAGCTGGTTTACCTGACACTGCGCCGCTATCGTTGATACTACGCGAAGACGCTGTAGACCAATCATCGGAATCATCTACTTCACCAGTCACACCAGTAACACCAATCACTGGAAAATCAGCACCGTTCTCATCTGATGAAGAGTACAGAACTGCTTCAGAAGGTGGAAGGAGAGACAGCGCTGACTGGGGAGATGTGGCGCCTCAACCACCACCATCCCCCATCTTGAATCGAACACCAATATCTAAAGTCAAAGAAAAGGTACGCGCTCGAGCGTGCCATCAAACGCCCAGTAAAACTGAAGGAAACAAAGACGAAATCGACGGAACCAAAGAACGCCCGACCGACGAAGTCGACGAAAACGAAAAGCCGAGTGAACCTCGCAAGCGCAGCTACATATCTACCATCGACAAACAATCCATCGAAATTGACGATCTGCGCAAACAACTGAAACTTGCTCTAAGCGACGTCGATGCGGCTGAATCGGAACTTGCAAGacttaaaaaacttaaatctgATGCAGCATTGAGAGAGCAGAAAATGGAGGAACTTGTGATAACATTACAGAAGAAAGAGGAAGAGTTATCTGTAAGAACTAAAGAGGCTGAAAACTTGGACGCTATAAAACAGCTTTACAGCCAAGACAAGACGATGTGGGAGTCGAAGTTAAGAGACACGCAAAACTTCTTGAAGGAATCAACTGAACATTGTGAACTTCTAACGCGACAGTTAACTTCAGCGCAAGAAACAGTTGTCCAACTGCAGACGGAGTTGACTGAACTTAATGATAAGTTGCTAAAGAGTGTCAAGGAGAATGAAGGTTTATACGAAAGAATCCAAGAACTCGAAGGCCGCCTATCCGCTGAATCACCCAGCAAAGAGAAAAGAAAGAGTGTTAGCTCTCTGAGTGACCTCACGAATATGGACCATGACCTAAACTTAGAATCGTTAGAAAAAGACCAATTAATTGAGGAATATGTCGAACTGCGAGGTCGTTTCATGAAGGCCATTCAAGAAATCAAATCTATGAAGAAAGAACTCCGTGAATCTCATAATATGTATGATGAGCTGGAATTAACTAACATGAAGCtgagaaatgaaatgaaactcAGAGAACAGTGTAGTAGATCTGAAATCGATCTCATGGCAGCGCGCATTCTAGACTTGACACAGAAGCTGACAGCGTCTGATAAACAAGTTAGAACCTTGAAACATAAGATTCAGAAAACGGAGTCGAGAGAAAAGAGGCGAAGTTTGTCTCTGAAGGGAAGAGAGTCATTTACATTGGGAAAGGAAGTGGAAGAAAAGTTGACTGAATTGGAAAACAAAATCACAATGCTAGAGTCTGGTGAAGCTGTGCCGGTGATAAACTCGCCGTCAAAGAGCATGTCTCCTGCTAAAGAGAAATCGTCCAAATCGGAAACCACCTCGGATGAGAAACGTATGAAACGCCTAGCGGCCAGACTCCGAAGGAAGTCTTTGGACAGCGCCACCAGTTCAGAACCAATGAAAATGCTCGTCCGGCTGAGCTCTCTCGAAACCAAAGTTGCGTCGGCTTTAGAAAATCGACGAGACCTCACAAATTCATGTGAATCATTAAGTCAAGCGACTAATAGGTCAACTGAAAGTCCAAGTTTCAACGAAAGTCTCGAAAATTCCACCGTGGGCACACAGTCACAAAGACATCTGTTAGATAGATTACAGAGTCTCGAAAATGTAGTTATACATTCAAGAAATAAGGTTAACGAGTGCCTTTGCCAGATGAGCGCCATGCGAGCCGCTAAGTCCAGGAGATCACCATCGCCTAGTCtcgagaaaaaatatagtattaaatCGATGGAGAAATGCTTGACGGACGTGAGCAAAAGGTTGCAAGAGTGCTTTGATAAGTGTGTCGTAGATTGTGATCACAATCCTGACCACGAGGTCAATGACAGCGTGGCTCAGGTGGTCGTGCAGCTAGAGGAACAGCTGAGAGTCAAACTGTTGGaaatatcaaagaaaaaagCAGCACTATATGAATCCGGGGAGTTGACTCAGCGAAAGAGCCTTGAAATCTTAGCTGAGAAACTAGCGTACGAGGCCGTCCTCGTCAGCAGAATCCAAGAAGCCCTGGAGTCTTCAAACGGCAGCAGATTCTTCGCCAGATTAATAAAGTCTGAAATAACCGAAACTAGTCAATTAATTGATAACCTTAAGTGTAAGATAAGCGGTGACGGCTCCAGAAGCATCATCAGCACGAGGAGTTCTCTAGACTACCTCGCCAGGATCCTCTCGCGGAAAATAGACATCGTTAATGGTTCTCGGGATACGCGGGAGTTGAGAAAGTCAGAACTAATATTACAGAGTGCGGATTTAGAGGCTCTGAAAGCATCGCAAAGGGAAGTTACCGATGCGGTTGATAAATTCAAGATGGAAAAATTGGCAGAGCTATGTTCGGCGCTGGCGTGTGAGACGTTGAGTTACGTGACCCCAAATGACAGTGATTTCGAGCAACAAAGAGCTAATGTGGAAGCGGCAAGAGTACGCGAAGCGTGGGCCGCCGCCAGAGACGCTTTAGGAGCTGAACTAGTCCAGGCTGAGGTCACGAGGGCTCTCGGGCGCGCCGCTCAGGTTTGTGAAGAGCAACTGGACGACTCCCGGAAATGTCGCTTGACTTTGACAGCACAGGACCGCGCCGATTTGGAGCTGTGGTGGCAAGCGGCGCACGACCATTTACGCTGTGAAATGGACGGCGCCGTCCGAGACATCGCCACTCGCTACCGAGAATGTCTCGGTATGGACCGACGAACCAAAGAAGGCTCTCCTGGCTTGGACAGCCGCGTGCTGCTGCAGCAGTTGGCGGAGGTGCTGGCCCAGAAGGCGCTGATAGACGCGCGGGTGGCGGTGGTAGAGGGCACGTACAGAGCGTCAACCCCGCGCGAAGAGTCGTCGCGATGCGCGGAAGACGCGATATCGTCGCTGGAGACAGACCCCGCGCAGGAGGCGGAGTTCGTCTACCTGTTCCAACGATTCTCGAACGAGTGCCGAGCGCTCTTCTCTAGTGACTGTTCGGGTAACAGTGAAGACTCGATGAAGATCGGCGAGAGCCTCGGGCGGGTGGAGGCGGCGGTGGAGGCGGTGCGGCGGCTGGCGGGCGCGGAGGCAGGCGCCGAGGGGGGTGAGGGGGAGGGGGAGCCCTCCAGTAACGTGTTAGACCGCATCGAGTCGCTGCGGCGCCGCGTCGAAGCTCTGCAAGCGCTGGTCCCGTGCCAGCACTGCAAGCAGCTACAAGACGCGCTGGACAG GCTGCAAGCGGAGCGGCTGCGCGGCGAGTGCGCGCTGGCGCAGCAAGCGGGCGCACTATCAGCCGcacgccgcgcgcgcgcgcagctGCAGGCGCAGCACGAGCGCGAGCGCGCGAGTCTGCGCGAGCGCGCGCGCACGCTGCAGCGCCGCCTGGCCGCGCTCGACTCCGAGTACTCCGCGCAGCTCGACAGTCTGCGCGCCGCCTATCAG AGTGCAGTAGCAGCCGACACTCACGGCGACGGGCTGCGCGCGCGCTACCAGCAGGAGATCGAGCAGTTGCGCGCGCTGTGTGAGAAGGGCCTTATGGCCATGGAGAGCTCGCACCGCCGCATTGTGCGGGAGATGGAAGAGAAACACCGCGCTGAAAGAGAACAACTCAG GTTAGACAAGGAGCAAGCACTGGCGGAGGAGACGCGCGCGACGCTGGCGGCGCTGGACGCGATGCGCAAGGCGCACGAGAGCGAGGTGCGGCGCGAGGTCGACAAGTTCAAGGCAGAGTTCCTCAGCGCCTCCGCCGGCGGCCCCGACAGGGTGCAGCTCACCAGCAGGCATCA acaAGAAATGGAAGAGATAAAGCGGGAGATTCTGTCTCTGTCGGAGAAGTACTCTGTGAAGTGCGTGGAGTCCGCGGCGCTGGAGGAGAGGCTCGCCTCAGCCACTGCGCAGCTTGCGCATGCGCACAACCACATCATGCAGCTCGACGCCAG GAATAAGCAACTACGAGCTCATTTGATTTCCGAAGCAAATGAAATGAAGAATGGCGAGGCGTCCTCCCTCTCACAGCTCATCGAGGAGACTGCGCCG CATGGGCGCGAGGCGCCGCTGTGGGCTCACCTGCGCCATCTAGCGGCGGTGTGGCAGCGCTCGAGCAACGTCTCAG GAGAAGTCGCGGTCGAGCCCGCTGCTGGAGGCGGCGCGGCCGTCGCGCGCCAAGATACAGTTCGCCAAGACCGAGAGCACACGGAACCTGCAGCTCTCCCCTGTCCAG AACTAAAGGCGAAACGTCGCTTCTCAGTCGGGCGCACGACCGTGGCCCCACTAGTGGGCATGGTCGCCGAGCGCAAGAAGCGCTTCGAGGTCTGA
- the osp gene encoding protein outspread isoform X2 — protein sequence MQIIEGVSSLQLVKASRKISKCGYLFVAPGWDFSNPLYRTKRWQRRWFVLYDDGELTYSLDEHPDTVPQASVDMTTVLEVSDADSVTGHAHSLAITAPERVTFVKGTCREETRWWADVLSVYPRSKGRHKRNATFPGGQTGSLLQSSTTRKYSADASTLRDVADGCGGARARYCAGGTTTWPGPRVQPPQPEIPSLAPAPIDTKVYTDQPVSSASPPTRDKINGEEKARSRRRDAWSESNNPSPDDGAVVRSPLLQHQPYDEQLRDIAASLTRPRSRRALPVTLERPTRLPPPDRLPARGTPDGAVPPEENSSSSSSEGSEPTDAVETTENGEPGRVELPAERLLHARAGWLQRRGPGGYSRHWFVLRGAALLYFRDPHAEHRGLMDGVIDLSGVARVVELPTTASTGYAFETETWDGKHIVLSAVTAGIRANWVSAIRRTAGLPDTAPLSLILREDAVDQSSESSTSPVTPVTPITGKSAPFSSDEEYRTASEGGRRDSADWGDVAPQPPPSPILNRTPISKVKEKVRARACHQTPSKTEGNKDEIDGTKERPTDEVDENEKPSEPRKRSYISTIDKQSIEIDDLRKQLKLALSDVDAAESELARLKKLKSDAALREQKMEELVITLQKKEEELSVRTKEAENLDAIKQLYSQDKTMWESKLRDTQNFLKESTEHCELLTRQLTSAQETVVQLQTELTELNDKLLKSVKENEGLYERIQELEGRLSAESPSKEKRKSVSSLSDLTNMDHDLNLESLEKDQLIEEYVELRGRFMKAIQEIKSMKKELRESHNMYDELELTNMKLRNEMKLREQCSRSEIDLMAARILDLTQKLTASDKQVRTLKHKIQKTESREKRRSLSLKGRESFTLGKEVEEKLTELENKITMLESGEAVPVINSPSKSMSPAKEKSSKSETTSDEKRMKRLAARLRRKSLDSATSSEPMKMLVRLSSLETKVASALENRRDLTNSCESLSQATNRSTESPSFNESLENSTVGTQSQRHLLDRLQSLENVVIHSRNKVNECLCQMSAMRAAKSRRSPSPSLEKKYSIKSMEKCLTDVSKRLQECFDKCVVDCDHNPDHEVNDSVAQVVVQLEEQLRVKLLEISKKKAALYESGELTQRKSLEILAEKLAYEAVLVSRIQEALESSNGSRFFARLIKSEITETSQLIDNLKCKISGDGSRSIISTRSSLDYLARILSRKIDIVNGSRDTRELRKSELILQSADLEALKASQREVTDAVDKFKMEKLAELCSALACETLSYVTPNDSDFEQQRANVEAARVREAWAAARDALGAELVQAEVTRALGRAAQVCEEQLDDSRKCRLTLTAQDRADLELWWQAAHDHLRCEMDGAVRDIATRYRECLGMDRRTKEGSPGLDSRVLLQQLAEVLAQKALIDARVAVVEGTYRASTPREESSRCAEDAISSLETDPAQEAEFVYLFQRFSNECRALFSSDCSGNSEDSMKIGESLGRVEAAVEAVRRLAGAEAGAEGGEGEGEPSSNVLDRIESLRRRVEALQALVPCQHCKQLQDALDRLQAERLRGECALAQQAGALSAARRARAQLQAQHERERASLRERARTLQRRLAALDSEYSAQLDSLRAAYQSAVAADTHGDGLRARYQQEIEQLRALCEKGLMAMESSHRRIVREMEEKHRAEREQLRLDKEQALAEETRATLAALDAMRKAHESEVRREVDKFKAEFLSASAGGPDRVQLTSRHQQEMEEIKREILSLSEKYSVKCVESAALEERLASATAQLAHAHNHIMQLDARNKQLRAHLISEANEMKNGEASSLSQLIEETAPHGREAPLWAHLRHLAAVWQRSSNVSGEVAVEPAAGGGAAVARQDTVRQDREHTEPAALPCPELKAKRRFSVGRTTVAPLVGMVAERKKRFEV from the exons GGTCGTCACAAGCGCAACGCGACTTTTCCAGGGGGCCAGACGGGCAGCTTGCTCCAGTCTTCCACCACCAGAA AGTACTCAGCGGACGCGTCAACCCTGCGCGACGTGGCGGACGGCTGCGGGGGCGCCCGGGCGCGATACTGCGCGGGAGGCACCACTACCTGGCCCGGCCCGCGTGTGCAGCCTCCTCAGCCCGAGATCCCGAGTCTAGCGCCCGCGCCCATCGACACCAAAG TGTACACAGATCAGCCGGTCTCGTCAGCATCTCCACCCACGCGGGACAAGATCAACGGTGAGGAGAAGGCCAGGTCCCGGCGACGGGACGCCTGGTCGGAGTCTAACAATCCCTCTCCGGATGATG GTGCGGTCGTGCGGTCTCCCTTACTGCAGCATCAGCCTTACGACGAACAGCTACGGGACATAGCTGCGTCTCTGACCAGACCTAGGTCTCGCAGGGCTCTGCCCGTCACTCTGGAGAGGCCCACCAGGCTGCCACCACCCGACCGACTGCCG GCCCGTGGAACTCCAGACGGCGCCGTGCCTCCTGAAGAGAACAGCTCCAGTTCATCAAGCGAAGGCAGCGAACCAACTGATGCTGTGGAAACCACAGAGAATGGAGAGCCAGGCAGAGTGGAACTACCCGCTGAAAGGCTCCTCCACGCTAGAGCAGGATGGCTTCAGAGACGAGGGCCCGGGGGGTACTCCCGCCACTGGTTCGTGCTGAGAGGAGCTGCGTTGCTGTATTTTAGGGATCCCCATGCAGAGCACAGGGGATTAATGGACGGAGTGATTGACTTGAGTGGGGTGGCCAGGGTAGTGGAGCTACCGACAACAGCCTCTACCGGATATGCTTTTGAGACCGAG ACTTGGGATGGCAAACACATCGTTCTGTCAGCGGTGACAGCGGGAATACGAGCGAATTGGGTATCAGCCATAAGACGAACAGCTGGTTTACCTGACACTGCGCCGCTATCGTTGATACTACGCGAAGACGCTGTAGACCAATCATCGGAATCATCTACTTCACCAGTCACACCAGTAACACCAATCACTGGAAAATCAGCACCGTTCTCATCTGATGAAGAGTACAGAACTGCTTCAGAAGGTGGAAGGAGAGACAGCGCTGACTGGGGAGATGTGGCGCCTCAACCACCACCATCCCCCATCTTGAATCGAACACCAATATCTAAAGTCAAAGAAAAGGTACGCGCTCGAGCGTGCCATCAAACGCCCAGTAAAACTGAAGGAAACAAAGACGAAATCGACGGAACCAAAGAACGCCCGACCGACGAAGTCGACGAAAACGAAAAGCCGAGTGAACCTCGCAAGCGCAGCTACATATCTACCATCGACAAACAATCCATCGAAATTGACGATCTGCGCAAACAACTGAAACTTGCTCTAAGCGACGTCGATGCGGCTGAATCGGAACTTGCAAGacttaaaaaacttaaatctgATGCAGCATTGAGAGAGCAGAAAATGGAGGAACTTGTGATAACATTACAGAAGAAAGAGGAAGAGTTATCTGTAAGAACTAAAGAGGCTGAAAACTTGGACGCTATAAAACAGCTTTACAGCCAAGACAAGACGATGTGGGAGTCGAAGTTAAGAGACACGCAAAACTTCTTGAAGGAATCAACTGAACATTGTGAACTTCTAACGCGACAGTTAACTTCAGCGCAAGAAACAGTTGTCCAACTGCAGACGGAGTTGACTGAACTTAATGATAAGTTGCTAAAGAGTGTCAAGGAGAATGAAGGTTTATACGAAAGAATCCAAGAACTCGAAGGCCGCCTATCCGCTGAATCACCCAGCAAAGAGAAAAGAAAGAGTGTTAGCTCTCTGAGTGACCTCACGAATATGGACCATGACCTAAACTTAGAATCGTTAGAAAAAGACCAATTAATTGAGGAATATGTCGAACTGCGAGGTCGTTTCATGAAGGCCATTCAAGAAATCAAATCTATGAAGAAAGAACTCCGTGAATCTCATAATATGTATGATGAGCTGGAATTAACTAACATGAAGCtgagaaatgaaatgaaactcAGAGAACAGTGTAGTAGATCTGAAATCGATCTCATGGCAGCGCGCATTCTAGACTTGACACAGAAGCTGACAGCGTCTGATAAACAAGTTAGAACCTTGAAACATAAGATTCAGAAAACGGAGTCGAGAGAAAAGAGGCGAAGTTTGTCTCTGAAGGGAAGAGAGTCATTTACATTGGGAAAGGAAGTGGAAGAAAAGTTGACTGAATTGGAAAACAAAATCACAATGCTAGAGTCTGGTGAAGCTGTGCCGGTGATAAACTCGCCGTCAAAGAGCATGTCTCCTGCTAAAGAGAAATCGTCCAAATCGGAAACCACCTCGGATGAGAAACGTATGAAACGCCTAGCGGCCAGACTCCGAAGGAAGTCTTTGGACAGCGCCACCAGTTCAGAACCAATGAAAATGCTCGTCCGGCTGAGCTCTCTCGAAACCAAAGTTGCGTCGGCTTTAGAAAATCGACGAGACCTCACAAATTCATGTGAATCATTAAGTCAAGCGACTAATAGGTCAACTGAAAGTCCAAGTTTCAACGAAAGTCTCGAAAATTCCACCGTGGGCACACAGTCACAAAGACATCTGTTAGATAGATTACAGAGTCTCGAAAATGTAGTTATACATTCAAGAAATAAGGTTAACGAGTGCCTTTGCCAGATGAGCGCCATGCGAGCCGCTAAGTCCAGGAGATCACCATCGCCTAGTCtcgagaaaaaatatagtattaaatCGATGGAGAAATGCTTGACGGACGTGAGCAAAAGGTTGCAAGAGTGCTTTGATAAGTGTGTCGTAGATTGTGATCACAATCCTGACCACGAGGTCAATGACAGCGTGGCTCAGGTGGTCGTGCAGCTAGAGGAACAGCTGAGAGTCAAACTGTTGGaaatatcaaagaaaaaagCAGCACTATATGAATCCGGGGAGTTGACTCAGCGAAAGAGCCTTGAAATCTTAGCTGAGAAACTAGCGTACGAGGCCGTCCTCGTCAGCAGAATCCAAGAAGCCCTGGAGTCTTCAAACGGCAGCAGATTCTTCGCCAGATTAATAAAGTCTGAAATAACCGAAACTAGTCAATTAATTGATAACCTTAAGTGTAAGATAAGCGGTGACGGCTCCAGAAGCATCATCAGCACGAGGAGTTCTCTAGACTACCTCGCCAGGATCCTCTCGCGGAAAATAGACATCGTTAATGGTTCTCGGGATACGCGGGAGTTGAGAAAGTCAGAACTAATATTACAGAGTGCGGATTTAGAGGCTCTGAAAGCATCGCAAAGGGAAGTTACCGATGCGGTTGATAAATTCAAGATGGAAAAATTGGCAGAGCTATGTTCGGCGCTGGCGTGTGAGACGTTGAGTTACGTGACCCCAAATGACAGTGATTTCGAGCAACAAAGAGCTAATGTGGAAGCGGCAAGAGTACGCGAAGCGTGGGCCGCCGCCAGAGACGCTTTAGGAGCTGAACTAGTCCAGGCTGAGGTCACGAGGGCTCTCGGGCGCGCCGCTCAGGTTTGTGAAGAGCAACTGGACGACTCCCGGAAATGTCGCTTGACTTTGACAGCACAGGACCGCGCCGATTTGGAGCTGTGGTGGCAAGCGGCGCACGACCATTTACGCTGTGAAATGGACGGCGCCGTCCGAGACATCGCCACTCGCTACCGAGAATGTCTCGGTATGGACCGACGAACCAAAGAAGGCTCTCCTGGCTTGGACAGCCGCGTGCTGCTGCAGCAGTTGGCGGAGGTGCTGGCCCAGAAGGCGCTGATAGACGCGCGGGTGGCGGTGGTAGAGGGCACGTACAGAGCGTCAACCCCGCGCGAAGAGTCGTCGCGATGCGCGGAAGACGCGATATCGTCGCTGGAGACAGACCCCGCGCAGGAGGCGGAGTTCGTCTACCTGTTCCAACGATTCTCGAACGAGTGCCGAGCGCTCTTCTCTAGTGACTGTTCGGGTAACAGTGAAGACTCGATGAAGATCGGCGAGAGCCTCGGGCGGGTGGAGGCGGCGGTGGAGGCGGTGCGGCGGCTGGCGGGCGCGGAGGCAGGCGCCGAGGGGGGTGAGGGGGAGGGGGAGCCCTCCAGTAACGTGTTAGACCGCATCGAGTCGCTGCGGCGCCGCGTCGAAGCTCTGCAAGCGCTGGTCCCGTGCCAGCACTGCAAGCAGCTACAAGACGCGCTGGACAG GCTGCAAGCGGAGCGGCTGCGCGGCGAGTGCGCGCTGGCGCAGCAAGCGGGCGCACTATCAGCCGcacgccgcgcgcgcgcgcagctGCAGGCGCAGCACGAGCGCGAGCGCGCGAGTCTGCGCGAGCGCGCGCGCACGCTGCAGCGCCGCCTGGCCGCGCTCGACTCCGAGTACTCCGCGCAGCTCGACAGTCTGCGCGCCGCCTATCAG AGTGCAGTAGCAGCCGACACTCACGGCGACGGGCTGCGCGCGCGCTACCAGCAGGAGATCGAGCAGTTGCGCGCGCTGTGTGAGAAGGGCCTTATGGCCATGGAGAGCTCGCACCGCCGCATTGTGCGGGAGATGGAAGAGAAACACCGCGCTGAAAGAGAACAACTCAG GTTAGACAAGGAGCAAGCACTGGCGGAGGAGACGCGCGCGACGCTGGCGGCGCTGGACGCGATGCGCAAGGCGCACGAGAGCGAGGTGCGGCGCGAGGTCGACAAGTTCAAGGCAGAGTTCCTCAGCGCCTCCGCCGGCGGCCCCGACAGGGTGCAGCTCACCAGCAGGCATCA acaAGAAATGGAAGAGATAAAGCGGGAGATTCTGTCTCTGTCGGAGAAGTACTCTGTGAAGTGCGTGGAGTCCGCGGCGCTGGAGGAGAGGCTCGCCTCAGCCACTGCGCAGCTTGCGCATGCGCACAACCACATCATGCAGCTCGACGCCAG GAATAAGCAACTACGAGCTCATTTGATTTCCGAAGCAAATGAAATGAAGAATGGCGAGGCGTCCTCCCTCTCACAGCTCATCGAGGAGACTGCGCCG CATGGGCGCGAGGCGCCGCTGTGGGCTCACCTGCGCCATCTAGCGGCGGTGTGGCAGCGCTCGAGCAACGTCTCAG GAGAAGTCGCGGTCGAGCCCGCTGCTGGAGGCGGCGCGGCCGTCGCGCGCCAAGATACAGTTCGCCAAGACCGAGAGCACACGGAACCTGCAGCTCTCCCCTGTCCAG AACTAAAGGCGAAACGTCGCTTCTCAGTCGGGCGCACGACCGTGGCCCCACTAGTGGGCATGGTCGCCGAGCGCAAGAAGCGCTTCGAGGTCTGA